DNA from Carassius carassius chromosome 25, fCarCar2.1, whole genome shotgun sequence:
ttaGAACTGTCTGTTGTTGAACATAATTATGCAAAATAACCAAATACAAAAGTTCCATACAGCTAGGTTTATAAGGCAATAAAGTGTTGAATTCTAAATAACCTGTACTTTCTACATTTATTTCAGCTTTCAATTGACATTGGAAATGAAGTCAAGTACCAGAATAAAATGTTGGGAGAAATGGTAAGTGACGGGAAACGATTCCCTTTCTGGTCTCTTcatcgaaacactgatccgaataGCGGTAACCTCTCAGGTTTGTTTCTCCTCAAGGACTCAGACTTCGACTCAACTGGAGGTCTGTTGGGAGCCACCATAGGTAGACTGAAGCTCCTCTCCAGGGGAAGCCAAACTAAGGTGtattgctacatgctgctgtttgctctgtttgtttttattgtcCTGTACTGGGTGATCAAACTGAGGTGATTGAAGACTGATGAGAATCTTCAGGACCTTTCTAATGTGCCATGCTTATTTGGAGGAGAGGGGCAGAACCCTCACAGTGATGACGAGGACTGAGGTAATTGAGGAGTGCGTGAGAGCATTCTTTCCTCTTTCCATTGGACAAGAATTTGAACCATTGAGTGATAATGTGCAACACGAGACAGAACTCTGTCCTAACCCACCAAAGTTAGTGAGTTCTCACTGCAGGGATGATGCTAGTTGTCTAATACTGGTCACAATAATATGTTTGAGTTTAACAACTTGCATCATTCCTCCTTTTATTCAGAAATAATGACCTTTGtggtatgatttttatttttggagaaATTCAGTGCTATAAATGTGTGCTGACTTATGTCTTCTATAAGGATACAGATTAAATGCTTTTAAGAGAGAGGCTTTTTATTTTTGGAGAAATTCAGTGCTATAAATGTGTGCTGACTTATATCTTCTATAAGGATACAAATTAAATGCTTTTAAGAGAGAGGCACGCAACAGCGCAGTAGTCCTTTAATCATAGTTGGAAATTGAGCAACTGCCCAGCTGAATGGTTAACATAACCGCATCAGCCTgtattttcctttcttttactGTGCAAATCACAACATCCTTGAAAGAGCTGCCACAAAATTGTGTGAATATAGTGTTCGAGGGACTGATCTTCAGACTGTGAAAACCAAATTGAGATATGAGTTTATTTTCAATGCAGATGTGTAACAACCATATCAAAAACCACTCCAGGATTCTGTGTActtcagaaatgtttttaataattttgaagtTCTTGTTCAAACCCTTCTGCTCTATGTGGTTAACATAATGCATGGTTTCAGTTTTTTAGAAACTAAGTTgtaaataaatgtcacttttgagaGAGTTATTACATACACATTTCCTTTGTTGTCCTGTTTTCATATTACATTTATGGTTCTCAGCAATCTAACAAGCTTTGTAAGAAttattaaaacttcatttttttcatgaatattaaCAAACAGCCACGTAAAACTATAATCAAAATTTACATGTGTAACATATAACTACATATGAAGGTTTTcatcaaatgtttatttaggtacccattttttttttactgcaatgtACAAACCATCCATCTTCAAGTTGCTAACTGCTTTCACAACCGATGTAACTAGTTAATTTAAGTGCACTTTGTTTTTCAAACTGAACTCGTATCAGTGAAGTCATTTCTTGGGTAGACTGTCCATGTACTTGCATATGATTGACAGCATCACCTCATCAGCTTCTGCACCAATGGACATTAATCTGGAGTCCCTGTTtaaacaaaaacagattatatatatttgtaacctGACAGGACTAGGCTTAGAATATTTGTAAAATTTTCAAAATCAGAAGTTTGGTTCACAGCGTTCACACTGACACGGCTCTTTCTGCCCGTACTCATGAGTGAATACATGGAATCCAAACCTGTTGCTTTTCAATGTCACTAGATGTCACTGCAGCTCTGAGACATTCACCTGTAGAACCTGTGACAAGGACGTCATTAGTGAAACACAACTTTGTAACATCATTTCCTTTATTACACAGAGCTAATGAAAGTGCACAAAAAACTATTGAAGAATTTCAGAGGTATTCAGGCATATATGCTGAGGTTCAGCTCCAATTTTTGATTTCATAATCTGAGGTAGGAAAAATTAATGGACTTATTGCAAGCCAGTGTTCACACCATTTCTTTCCATTATTCATTTGGAAATCAGTGTCCCTGTAGACCTGCCAGACCCAAACCCATGAAATTGCATAGCTGCCTTGGTCTAGAAAATCATTCTGTAATAATTTAGGAAACGGTCAGTCAGACTCACCTGTGGCATGATGCAAAAGGGAGCGCAACAGCTCGATTTCTGACTGCAGCTCAGCCAGCCTGAAGTCAACAACCTGGTGGTATAGAATCGGCTGACTGAAGATCTTCCTCTGTCTGGTGTAATTAATGGTCTCTTGGACCACTTTCTCCATGGTCGTCAGGACTTGGAAAACAAGTATGACGATATCAAGTCATAGGGAAAATTCCAAAAGGGTTTTTCAAAACATATGACAGGAAATAGTTGTAGGATTTCATTCCTGATATGTAGACAGGAAGGCTGAAATGTTTGCTATGAACATGCCAGACCTTTTTCTTCCTTGATGTTTAAAGCAAAACACTGCCTCACTGATAAACACATTTGGGCCTGAGAGGAGAGCGATCTGGCTTTGTAAAAACACAGGCACTACTGACATGAACACCCTGACGTCATGCCCGCGCCAGTGAAGAGAGATGTTTGCCGTGCGGTGGGATGTGTGGGAGTTTGATTACTTACTATTGGCCACCCCCCAGAGTCGATCCTCAAGGGAATTGTATTATGTGAAGCCCATTTCCTCTTGCCGTATGCACATGCACATCATTGAAAAACACCTCTGCTGTATCCGGTAACCGCATACCTATTTTATCAATCTTACGTGCGATATGAACGAATGAAAGAATGGTAAAACATTAGCATGTTTTCtttggcagaaaaaaaaaggcttttccAAATGTTTTATGCTTTTGCGTAAAGTTATTACCTGACAGATTCATAGATAAGCAGATTAAGGATTTGTTTTTGTGTGGAGGGCCACTGCTGGTGTTGGCCAGGAGGCACATCCAGTCGGCTTGAGTGCCATTAGTAGTCCACATCTTTCCTCCATTAATGACAAGTTGATCTCCTTTGCGCAGAGCTTTAGTCTTGATGCCAGAAGAAGATAGTATTTCTTCCTAAATGAGACTCTTCAGTTCTGTGGTTCTCAGCCAGGAGGTAGATGCCTACTAGGGGGCTTCAGATGGGGCCATGGTGTCCCTTAAAATTATTTAAGttggtatataataataataataataataacaattaatatattaaacacttacctaataaaaatgtttaaaaaagtgaCTTGTAACTGTTGTTTTATTGAAGACAAGTTCTTGAAACTTCttgaagtgttattttagtattatttacttactattaaagtatttatgttacaaagtttatatttttatattttcagtttacattttaatattaaaatgtaaaaaaaatctttttcagatttcgtcatttttt
Protein-coding regions in this window:
- the bet1 gene encoding BET1 homolog; this encodes MRRAGLGEGGPPGNYVASGYSVYEEENEHLQEGLRAKVHALKHLSIDIGNEVKYQNKMLGEMDSDFDSTGGLLGATIGRLKLLSRGSQTKVYCYMLLFALFVFIVLYWVIKLR